A DNA window from Pseudomonas sp. B21-056 contains the following coding sequences:
- a CDS encoding phytanoyl-CoA dioxygenase family protein gives MNQALQALQANGYACLPSLITEPLLGQLREDLASAIERCRRVQLENGITQRTEQTAHHILAQDTHFVELLDRFAGWGIVDLLRHMLGGAAILNSFGGLNNLNSTDAYVRNVHRDVRSWSAESMQMAQALVLLDDFTPDNGATLFLPGSHTAPEKPDPQVFEAQARKALGSAGSIYLFDSRIWHAAGVNRTDLPRRCLTLTFTRSHFKPQFDYCRALGDEFCLAQTPALQQLLGWYARTPSTLHEWYQPEEQRFYRKSQE, from the coding sequence ATGAATCAGGCCTTACAAGCGCTGCAAGCGAACGGCTACGCCTGCCTGCCGTCCCTTATTACGGAACCGCTGCTCGGCCAGTTGCGTGAAGACCTCGCCAGCGCCATAGAACGTTGCCGTCGGGTACAGCTGGAAAACGGTATCACCCAGAGGACCGAGCAAACCGCACACCATATCCTTGCTCAAGACACTCATTTCGTCGAACTGCTCGACCGGTTCGCCGGATGGGGGATCGTCGACCTCTTGCGACATATGCTCGGCGGCGCAGCAATCCTCAATTCATTTGGTGGTCTGAACAACCTGAACAGCACCGACGCCTATGTGCGAAATGTGCACCGGGACGTGCGCTCCTGGTCAGCCGAATCCATGCAGATGGCCCAGGCCCTGGTGCTACTCGACGACTTCACCCCCGACAACGGCGCAACCCTGTTTCTGCCAGGTTCGCATACCGCACCTGAAAAACCCGACCCTCAGGTATTCGAAGCCCAGGCCCGCAAGGCCCTCGGCAGTGCCGGTTCGATTTACTTGTTCGACTCACGCATCTGGCATGCTGCCGGCGTCAACCGCACCGACCTGCCACGACGCTGCCTGACACTGACGTTCACACGCAGCCATTTCAAACCGCAATTCGACTATTGCCGGGCGCTTGGCGACGAATTCTGTCTCGCGCAGACACCGGCGCTGCAACAACTGCTGGGGTGGTATGCCCGCACTCCCTCGACCCTTCATGAGTGGTACCAACCTGAAGAACAACGTTTCTACAGGAAAAGCCAGGAATAA
- a CDS encoding WbqC family protein codes for MSLAHTSNACAAAADRQHRIALMQPYFLPYLGYFQLIAAVDCFVIYDNVQFIKNGWIERNRYLLGQEPKWFRVPLTKGSHTQQIMEKRISEAFDPGDILNQLSFAYRRAPHVSRMLAWLEALLVAPARSIAELNERILRACCSLIGLQTPITRSSDLPISADSKAQDRVLEVVQASTGTHYLNPFNGGHLYQAEAFQQAGITLELLKPTLPDYRQGSDEHPFVPGLSILDALMYNDPQTVGAWAKCGEIVRA; via the coding sequence CCTCGAATGCCTGCGCCGCGGCAGCGGACCGGCAGCATCGGATTGCCCTGATGCAACCTTATTTCCTGCCCTACCTGGGTTACTTCCAACTGATCGCCGCGGTCGATTGCTTTGTCATCTATGACAATGTGCAGTTCATCAAGAACGGCTGGATCGAACGCAACCGTTATCTACTGGGCCAGGAACCGAAGTGGTTTCGGGTGCCGTTGACCAAGGGCAGTCACACGCAGCAAATCATGGAGAAGCGCATTTCCGAGGCGTTCGACCCTGGCGATATTCTCAACCAGCTGAGCTTCGCCTATCGCCGCGCACCTCACGTTTCACGCATGCTGGCGTGGCTGGAAGCGCTGCTGGTCGCGCCAGCCCGAAGCATTGCCGAGCTCAACGAACGGATATTACGGGCCTGCTGCAGCCTGATCGGGCTGCAAACCCCGATCACCCGTTCCAGCGACCTGCCGATTTCCGCCGACAGCAAAGCCCAGGACCGGGTCCTTGAAGTGGTTCAGGCAAGCACTGGTACCCATTACCTCAATCCCTTCAACGGTGGGCATCTCTATCAGGCCGAGGCATTCCAGCAAGCGGGTATCACCCTTGAATTGCTCAAGCCTACCTTACCCGACTATCGACAGGGTTCGGATGAACACCCCTTCGTGCCCGGTCTGTCGATTCTCGACGCCCTGATGTACAACGATCCGCAAACGGTAGGCGCCTGGGCGAAATGCGGGGAAATTGTCCGTGCCTGA
- a CDS encoding GNAT family N-acetyltransferase, with protein MSIQGQHVLLRALELEDLPLLHQWSNDEALWSLLGGWHFPTSREAQREWLLSLKSDSLNQRFGIEVQGQGLIGTANLVSIDWKNRTAEHGMMIGAPSLRGQGHGTDVIATVMRYAFDELGLSRLSTTIIEYNAASLATYTRKTPWVIEGVQRQWYYRKGQRWDRILLGVSAEEYRAWQAARGDTP; from the coding sequence ATGAGTATTCAAGGTCAACACGTCCTGCTGAGGGCGTTGGAGCTCGAGGACCTACCGCTGCTGCATCAGTGGTCCAATGACGAGGCTCTCTGGAGCCTCCTGGGCGGCTGGCATTTCCCCACCTCACGGGAAGCACAACGGGAGTGGTTGCTGAGCCTCAAGAGCGACTCCCTCAACCAGCGCTTTGGGATCGAGGTTCAGGGCCAGGGCCTGATTGGTACGGCGAACCTGGTCAGCATCGACTGGAAGAACCGCACAGCCGAACACGGCATGATGATCGGTGCCCCATCCCTGCGCGGCCAAGGCCATGGCACCGACGTGATTGCCACAGTGATGCGCTACGCCTTCGACGAACTGGGCCTGAGCCGCCTCTCGACTACCATCATTGAGTACAACGCCGCCTCCCTGGCGACCTATACCCGCAAGACCCCCTGGGTTATTGAAGGCGTGCAGCGCCAGTGGTACTACCGCAAGGGCCAGCGCTGGGACCGCATCCTGCTCGGCGTAAGCGCTGAAGAGTACCGTGCCTGGCAAGCCGCCCGGGGAGACACTCCATGA
- a CDS encoding class I SAM-dependent methyltransferase, producing MSTRDYNKEFQDNAHRSYFYDFDSRLRRYMLDSFGPWLAEGPTLEMGCFEGAFTALFAERFADLTVIEAASDLIEVTRNKVGSGVSFVCSTFEEAELPPRFANIFLIHTLEHLDDRQAVLKRIHSWLAPGGRLFIAVPNANAPSRQIAVKMGLIEHNSAVTEGERLHGHRVTYTLDTLDHEVRSAGWRVSQRGGVFFKPLANFQLDKALETQLIDDRFMDACHALGMVYPDLCASVFVICEQPSSPKATV from the coding sequence ATGTCCACACGCGACTACAACAAAGAATTTCAAGATAACGCTCACCGCAGCTATTTCTACGATTTCGACTCGCGCCTGCGACGCTATATGCTGGACAGCTTCGGCCCCTGGCTGGCGGAGGGGCCGACCTTGGAAATGGGCTGCTTCGAAGGCGCCTTCACGGCCCTGTTCGCCGAACGCTTTGCCGACCTGACAGTCATCGAAGCGGCCAGCGACCTGATCGAAGTCACTCGGAACAAGGTCGGCTCAGGCGTCAGTTTCGTCTGCAGTACCTTTGAAGAAGCCGAGCTGCCACCACGCTTCGCCAACATCTTCCTGATCCACACGCTGGAACACCTCGACGACCGCCAGGCGGTGCTCAAGCGCATTCACAGTTGGCTCGCCCCGGGTGGTCGCCTGTTCATCGCCGTGCCTAACGCCAATGCACCGTCGCGCCAGATCGCTGTCAAAATGGGCCTGATCGAACATAACAGTGCAGTGACCGAAGGCGAACGCCTGCACGGCCATCGGGTCACCTACACCCTCGACACACTGGACCACGAAGTACGCAGTGCCGGTTGGCGAGTCAGCCAGCGCGGCGGGGTGTTCTTCAAGCCACTGGCCAACTTCCAGCTGGACAAGGCGCTGGAAACCCAACTGATCGATGACCGCTTCATGGACGCCTGCCATGCCCTGGGCATGGTCTATCCAGATCTTTGCGCCAGTGTCTTCGTCATCTGTGAACAGCCCTCCAGCCCCAAGGCGACCGTATGA